From Zavarzinella sp., one genomic window encodes:
- a CDS encoding FHA domain-containing protein has translation MKKLTFQVIEGVDKGRIFRELPIPITIGREEGNMLRLNDERISRFHAKVQQEDDDIILTDLDSTNGTRVNGAPVQIRRLRLGDSISLGRSTLLFGTREEIAARVNEHQSANNTTQRIGEAASASPGTVPGEDIGFDFSAVQNTNAVDRTACDWAKSELDMPPLPTKLNLSQSARLSDVFDFLHRGLVIGTENIQANEDGSEVRIGYAEWQAIQATQLFLARYVRMVASPENSVDDY, from the coding sequence ATGAAGAAATTGACGTTCCAGGTTATTGAAGGGGTAGACAAGGGAAGGATTTTCCGGGAGTTACCCATACCGATCACTATTGGACGTGAAGAAGGCAACATGTTGCGGCTGAATGATGAACGAATCAGCCGTTTTCATGCCAAAGTCCAGCAGGAAGACGATGATATTATTTTGACTGATCTTGATAGCACCAATGGCACCCGTGTGAATGGTGCCCCTGTGCAGATCCGTCGCTTACGCCTGGGCGATTCCATTTCGCTAGGTCGTTCCACCCTGCTTTTCGGCACGCGTGAAGAAATTGCCGCCCGCGTGAATGAGCACCAATCAGCGAATAATACCACCCAACGAATTGGTGAGGCGGCATCAGCAAGCCCAGGCACCGTTCCAGGTGAAGATATCGGCTTTGATTTTTCCGCAGTTCAGAATACCAATGCAGTGGATCGCACTGCCTGTGACTGGGCAAAAAGCGAACTGGATATGCCCCCATTGCCGACCAAATTGAATCTGTCGCAGTCCGCCCGTCTGTCCGATGTGTTTGATTTCCTCCACCGTGGTCTGGTGATTGGGACGGAAAACATTCAAGCGAACGAAGACGGTTCTGAAGTGCGAATTGGTTATGCCGAATGGCAGGCAATTCAGGCCACTCAATTGTTTCTAGCACGTTACGTGCGAATGGTCGCTTCACCAGAAAATTCAGTCGATGATTATTAA
- the lysS gene encoding lysine--tRNA ligase: MSNDQAQLAAAGDAHASRMEKLRKIEEMGIDPWGARFDDHIPVEQILQKPCVGFDQEPTEKVRAAGRIVLRRTMGKAHFLQIRDMTGTIQVWLGKNQLGDDGWNLAMQLDLGDIIGVDGVFGRTKTGEPTIRGEQLTFLSKSLEPHPEKFHGMQDMEYRLRHRYLDLVYTPETLVRAKQRVLILRTIRRYLDELGYMEVESPTLHAIAGGAAARPFGTHHNALDIDLFMRIALELPLKKLLIGGIEKVYEIGRVFRNEGISQRHNPEFTMMELYQAYGNYHTMMELTEGVLVSCVRALNPNGSLTIPYGEFEVDFTPPFQRASYYELFEKHVGCSGFDPEAVAKRAAESKIPLTMRDASGEAIQKEHDVLVQELFEHYVEDALIGPVFVCDYPAALCPLTKRKRDNPAVAERFELFVRGMELANAYTELNDPILQESTFRKQLTGMNEEDSMAKMDDDFILAQRHGMPPAGGLGIGIDRLVMLLTNTQSIRDVILFPLLRPQAN; the protein is encoded by the coding sequence GTGTCGAATGACCAAGCACAACTGGCTGCGGCAGGAGATGCCCACGCCAGTCGGATGGAAAAATTACGCAAGATTGAAGAAATGGGCATCGATCCATGGGGGGCCCGCTTCGACGATCACATCCCTGTTGAGCAGATCCTGCAAAAGCCGTGTGTTGGATTTGATCAGGAACCCACCGAAAAGGTGCGGGCAGCGGGTCGTATTGTTCTGCGCCGAACCATGGGCAAAGCCCATTTTCTGCAAATTCGCGATATGACCGGCACCATTCAGGTGTGGCTCGGGAAAAATCAGCTTGGTGATGACGGTTGGAATCTGGCGATGCAGCTCGATCTGGGCGACATCATTGGTGTGGATGGTGTTTTTGGTCGCACCAAAACTGGTGAACCCACCATTCGTGGGGAGCAACTGACCTTTTTGTCCAAATCACTGGAGCCTCACCCTGAAAAATTTCATGGCATGCAGGATATGGAATATCGGCTGCGGCACCGTTACCTCGATCTGGTTTACACACCGGAAACGCTGGTACGGGCCAAACAGCGGGTGCTGATTCTGCGAACCATCCGGCGGTATCTGGATGAACTTGGCTATATGGAAGTGGAATCCCCCACACTGCACGCGATTGCCGGTGGTGCTGCCGCTCGCCCATTCGGGACGCACCATAACGCACTGGATATTGACCTGTTCATGCGGATTGCCCTGGAACTGCCACTGAAAAAACTGTTGATCGGTGGGATTGAAAAAGTGTACGAAATTGGCCGAGTCTTTCGGAATGAAGGGATCAGCCAACGCCATAATCCCGAATTCACGATGATGGAACTTTATCAGGCCTACGGTAATTACCATACGATGATGGAACTGACTGAAGGAGTGCTGGTCAGCTGTGTGCGTGCTTTAAACCCAAATGGTTCCCTGACAATACCTTACGGCGAATTTGAAGTTGATTTTACCCCGCCGTTTCAGCGGGCATCGTATTACGAATTGTTCGAAAAGCATGTGGGCTGCTCCGGATTTGATCCCGAAGCGGTGGCGAAACGTGCTGCGGAAAGCAAAATCCCACTGACAATGCGGGATGCCAGCGGCGAAGCGATACAGAAAGAACATGATGTGCTGGTGCAGGAATTGTTTGAGCATTACGTGGAAGATGCCCTGATTGGCCCAGTTTTTGTGTGCGATTATCCCGCAGCCTTGTGCCCACTGACCAAGCGGAAACGAGATAACCCCGCAGTGGCAGAGAGGTTTGAACTGTTTGTGCGCGGGATGGAACTGGCGAACGCCTACACGGAGTTAAACGACCCCATCCTGCAGGAAAGCACCTTCCGGAAGCAGTTGACTGGCATGAATGAAGAGGATTCCATGGCCAAAATGGACGACGACTTCATTCTGGCCCAGCGTCACGGCATGCCACCAGCAGGTGGGCTGGGGATCGGTATTGACCGACTGGTGATGCTGCTGACAAACACGCAAAGCATTCGGGATGTGATTCTATTCCCACTTCTGCGCCCGCAGGCGAATTAG
- a CDS encoding ISKra4 family transposase has translation MIIPDTSSSINPNFLFGLFDRLASEVNRAVQECMPIRDFEQHVQQSVAQIGASAISLYLEMLGDGDVGEKIQTETGEVLHRSEEPRQRSIRTIFGEHRFEQYVYGVDLGRKIDLYPVDVMIQMPANTYSPWFREVMHYLSTKMSYQESSDVISLLYLQKSPVDTLERNIHNLSESAEQFLNEIPIPAPTAEGKILVVSADAKGVPMVRKTKAIPAFDQRYFPGNRRMATLATVYSVNEYFRTAEEIVAALFRENSNREEKRPEPVGKVVAGFLSQCDAEGVLIRGTHHAMVWAAEQVERRHQSGQPLVRLMDGQTSLWEASDVNFDSYETIDILDIIHVASYVWDAAKVFESHREHQEAFARDRLLRILKGDVKSVVSGIRQKATKSELKAEKLKKINQVCNYFEKNYHRMRYDSYLQQGLPIATGVIEGACRHLVMDRMCRTGMRWKTKGAQAMLHARAIDLAGRTRDFHIYLANQEYQRTDRFRKQLNLSHLLPLPG, from the coding sequence ATGATTATCCCAGACACATCTTCTTCAATCAACCCCAACTTCCTGTTTGGCCTATTTGATCGACTCGCATCAGAAGTCAATCGTGCTGTACAGGAATGCATGCCGATTCGTGATTTCGAGCAACATGTTCAACAATCGGTTGCTCAAATTGGTGCTTCAGCAATCTCGTTGTACCTGGAAATGCTTGGCGATGGCGACGTGGGAGAAAAGATCCAGACAGAAACAGGTGAAGTGCTTCATCGCAGCGAAGAACCCCGACAACGGTCCATCCGAACGATCTTTGGTGAGCATCGGTTTGAGCAGTATGTTTATGGCGTCGATCTTGGCCGCAAGATTGATTTGTATCCTGTGGATGTCATGATTCAGATGCCAGCAAACACATATTCTCCGTGGTTTCGCGAGGTCATGCATTATCTCAGCACAAAGATGTCGTATCAGGAATCATCAGATGTGATTTCTTTGTTGTATCTGCAAAAGAGTCCGGTCGATACTCTGGAACGAAATATCCACAATCTGAGTGAATCTGCAGAACAGTTTCTGAATGAGATCCCAATTCCTGCACCAACAGCAGAGGGAAAGATTCTGGTGGTGAGTGCCGATGCCAAAGGAGTCCCCATGGTTCGCAAGACGAAGGCGATTCCAGCGTTTGATCAACGGTATTTTCCTGGTAATCGGCGTATGGCGACGCTGGCGACCGTATATTCCGTGAATGAATATTTTCGAACGGCTGAAGAGATTGTCGCAGCGTTATTTCGAGAAAACTCGAATCGTGAGGAGAAACGCCCCGAACCGGTGGGCAAAGTGGTTGCGGGATTTTTGTCGCAATGTGATGCGGAGGGGGTGCTGATCAGAGGCACGCACCACGCGATGGTGTGGGCAGCAGAACAGGTCGAACGTCGCCACCAATCAGGTCAGCCTTTGGTACGGCTGATGGATGGTCAGACCAGTTTGTGGGAAGCATCTGATGTCAATTTCGATTCATACGAAACAATTGATATCCTGGATATCATTCATGTTGCCAGTTATGTGTGGGATGCGGCAAAAGTGTTTGAGTCTCACCGTGAACATCAGGAAGCGTTTGCTCGAGACCGCCTATTGAGAATCCTGAAGGGAGATGTGAAAAGTGTGGTTTCGGGAATCCGTCAGAAAGCGACAAAAAGCGAATTGAAAGCAGAAAAGTTAAAGAAGATTAATCAGGTTTGCAACTACTTTGAAAAGAACTACCACCGGATGAGATATGACAGCTATTTGCAGCAAGGGCTGCCGATTGCAACTGGGGTGATTGAAGGGGCTTGTCGGCACCTGGTGATGGATCGAATGTGCCGCACGGGAATGAGATGGAAAACGAAAGGGGCCCAGGCAATGCTACACGCCCGAGCAATTGATCTGGCAGGTCGAACCAGAGATTTTCATATTTACCTGGCTAACCAGGAATACCAAAGAACAGACAGGTTCCGCAAACAGCTCAATCTGTCCCACTTATTACCCTTGCCCGGATGA
- a CDS encoding HEAT repeat domain-containing protein produces the protein MLNRIVLISICGLLFASSASAGLFERRKKADEEAYVEKLLQRLATDPSEVVRAVAAKELLDFDGKTHPAILPSLVKSLQNDPSPMVRSEAAAAIGRVRPPSPKAGFALEQALTNDASETVQKNAQWSLTQYRFLGYQGNQIELARAQTKEPPLAISPGITSQQMPSASQYVQQQPTPTPAPRERSGLFGGRRPIRDLIFGRDDEPAKPAEPTPPPPPVKQPEKDTPKPVPLLPFVDEPLIDGVDGNRFPVMYRLLNFGRSPESMTAPPKSSQPTQTTEPPIAPPQPTLPPKSMIGNPADITIPPVPSTLPELPQLPLPTPGTPTPTPVPELKPAPAPVENPSKEPSVIIPIPSTNSLKPPVAPVSDPKLPVPPAVDLPKLPDLPAIPSIPMVPAPTNQPSGPALPPAPGR, from the coding sequence ATGTTAAACAGGATTGTGTTGATCTCTATCTGTGGTTTGCTGTTCGCTTCATCTGCGTCTGCAGGTCTGTTTGAACGGCGAAAAAAAGCAGATGAAGAGGCCTACGTCGAAAAACTACTTCAGCGGCTGGCAACTGATCCTTCCGAAGTGGTACGGGCTGTTGCTGCCAAAGAACTGCTCGATTTTGATGGAAAAACGCATCCAGCGATTCTGCCTTCCTTAGTGAAATCTCTGCAGAACGATCCCAGTCCAATGGTGCGTAGTGAAGCAGCAGCAGCGATTGGTCGCGTGCGTCCACCCTCACCCAAAGCAGGATTTGCACTGGAGCAGGCACTGACGAATGATGCTTCGGAAACGGTGCAGAAGAATGCCCAGTGGTCGCTGACGCAATATCGCTTTCTGGGCTATCAGGGGAACCAGATTGAACTGGCCAGAGCACAGACCAAGGAACCACCGCTTGCAATCAGCCCGGGAATTACTTCGCAGCAAATGCCTTCCGCTTCTCAATACGTACAGCAACAACCCACACCAACCCCTGCTCCACGTGAACGTAGTGGGCTTTTTGGCGGCAGACGGCCAATTCGCGACCTGATTTTCGGTCGTGATGATGAGCCTGCTAAGCCAGCTGAGCCAACGCCACCACCGCCGCCAGTAAAGCAACCAGAAAAGGATACTCCGAAACCAGTACCACTGTTACCATTTGTGGATGAACCGTTAATTGATGGTGTGGATGGCAATCGCTTCCCGGTAATGTATCGGTTACTGAATTTCGGTCGTTCACCGGAATCGATGACGGCACCGCCGAAGAGCAGTCAGCCCACACAGACAACGGAGCCACCGATTGCACCGCCACAGCCCACGTTGCCGCCAAAATCGATGATTGGGAATCCGGCAGATATCACCATCCCACCGGTGCCTTCTACGCTGCCGGAACTGCCACAACTGCCGTTGCCAACACCCGGTACGCCAACTCCAACACCCGTGCCCGAGTTGAAGCCAGCACCCGCACCAGTGGAAAATCCATCAAAGGAACCGTCGGTAATCATCCCGATACCTTCAACAAACAGTTTGAAGCCACCAGTGGCACCTGTTTCGGATCCAAAACTGCCTGTCCCACCAGCAGTCGATCTGCCGAAGTTACCTGACCTGCCAGCAATCCCATCGATCCCGATGGTACCTGCGCCGACGAATCAGCCAAGCGGACCAGCACTGCCACCCGCACCCGGCAGATAA
- a CDS encoding DUF1549 and DUF1553 domain-containing protein, with product MKIYSFFFVSAFFAILYPTLRAAEPDAPETHWSFQPVKKIIPPVGNAEQAELWTPVDSFIFDKLNENSLIFASRASASELIRRVYLDLLGFPPSPQQVKAFLADNSPDAYEKLVDEVLQSPHFGERQAHHWLDVVRFAESNGYEADGDRPHAWRYRDYVIRSFNEDLPYNQFLTEQVAGDELAILHPTDKERLLVAASMNRLGPVHLVSGNIDKEVARQEVLTEMVTGVGAAFLGLTMNCARCHDHKFDPISQKDYYQMEAFFANTEMKDVSFGDPAVLAEYDNKLKKLNQQIQPLRAAVKEIDNRYIPIIREQKLKKLEPKFQQAHQTEGSKRTPTEKALVLESLPLLKVTWDEIVAALSPEDAIKRKNLREQIYHLETQKPAHPGVIWTIQNQSTIPTTHILKRGEVHRKLEPVGPDFPEILRQAPAKNVRLTRADLAKWLTHSEHPLTARVYVNRIWKQYFGRGIVATPNDFGKQGIPPTHPELLDYLAQELIRNNWQARKIHRMILLSRTYQQSTRIDNPRGRAADPNNHLLWKMPVRRLDGEVLRDSMLGVAGQLNPQMFGNSVKIPLEPEVYDLLFTEGEPDGLWLVTPDARQHQRRSMYLFAKRNVRLPLFEAFDQPDRISPCGQRAMSTHAPQALILLNGPWTQANSKAIAKAVMQELPTETWRERLEQIVWRIYGRPTRTEEMKLFEQFIQQQLIILRKAPGVRPDNEIDQQALQDFCKALLNSNEFIYIN from the coding sequence ATGAAAATCTACTCATTCTTTTTCGTAAGTGCCTTTTTTGCAATACTTTATCCGACGTTGCGTGCGGCAGAACCAGATGCACCCGAGACTCATTGGTCATTTCAGCCAGTTAAGAAAATCATTCCGCCAGTGGGAAACGCCGAACAGGCAGAATTGTGGACACCTGTGGACAGTTTTATCTTTGATAAACTGAATGAGAATTCATTAATTTTTGCTTCCCGAGCATCTGCTTCCGAATTGATCCGCAGGGTCTATCTGGATCTGCTTGGTTTTCCTCCATCTCCACAACAGGTAAAGGCTTTTCTGGCAGACAATTCGCCAGATGCTTATGAAAAACTGGTCGATGAGGTGCTGCAAAGTCCTCACTTTGGAGAACGCCAGGCCCACCACTGGCTGGATGTGGTTCGATTTGCAGAATCAAATGGTTATGAAGCAGATGGTGATCGCCCCCACGCCTGGCGTTATCGGGATTATGTGATACGCAGTTTTAATGAAGATTTACCCTACAACCAGTTTCTGACCGAGCAGGTTGCTGGTGATGAATTGGCAATTCTTCACCCCACGGATAAGGAACGGTTGCTGGTGGCAGCCAGTATGAACCGCCTGGGGCCAGTTCATCTGGTTTCCGGCAATATTGATAAAGAAGTAGCACGTCAGGAAGTGCTGACAGAAATGGTCACTGGTGTGGGGGCAGCTTTTTTGGGATTAACGATGAATTGCGCCCGCTGCCACGACCATAAGTTTGATCCGATATCGCAAAAAGATTACTACCAGATGGAGGCCTTTTTTGCGAACACCGAGATGAAAGATGTTTCGTTTGGCGACCCAGCTGTGCTGGCAGAATACGATAATAAATTAAAAAAACTTAATCAACAGATCCAGCCGCTCCGTGCTGCGGTAAAAGAAATCGACAACCGATACATTCCGATCATTCGCGAACAGAAACTGAAAAAACTGGAACCCAAATTCCAACAGGCACATCAGACCGAAGGCAGCAAACGCACCCCCACCGAAAAGGCACTGGTGCTGGAGTCACTCCCTCTCTTGAAGGTCACTTGGGATGAAATTGTCGCAGCTTTGTCACCTGAAGATGCGATCAAACGCAAAAACCTTCGGGAACAGATTTATCACCTGGAAACTCAGAAACCTGCCCACCCGGGGGTCATCTGGACCATTCAGAATCAATCGACGATCCCGACTACCCACATTCTGAAGCGTGGGGAAGTCCACCGCAAACTGGAACCGGTGGGCCCGGATTTTCCAGAAATCCTCCGTCAGGCACCTGCAAAGAATGTGCGGCTGACCCGAGCCGATCTGGCAAAATGGCTGACGCACTCCGAACATCCTTTAACGGCAAGGGTTTACGTCAATCGCATCTGGAAACAATATTTTGGCCGTGGGATAGTTGCCACACCAAACGATTTTGGCAAACAGGGCATCCCACCAACCCACCCAGAATTGCTGGATTATCTGGCGCAGGAATTGATCCGCAACAACTGGCAGGCCAGAAAAATCCATCGCATGATTCTGCTGTCTCGCACCTATCAGCAAAGTACGCGAATCGACAACCCACGTGGGCGTGCTGCCGATCCTAACAACCACCTGCTCTGGAAAATGCCTGTCCGTCGGCTAGATGGGGAAGTTCTGCGGGACAGCATGTTGGGAGTTGCAGGCCAACTGAACCCGCAGATGTTTGGCAATAGTGTGAAAATTCCACTGGAGCCTGAAGTTTATGACCTGCTCTTTACCGAAGGGGAACCAGACGGACTCTGGCTGGTGACCCCGGATGCCAGGCAGCACCAACGTCGCAGTATGTATCTTTTTGCCAAGCGGAATGTTCGCCTGCCATTATTTGAAGCATTCGACCAGCCAGACCGGATCAGCCCCTGCGGACAACGGGCAATGTCCACCCACGCACCACAGGCGTTGATTCTGTTAAACGGACCGTGGACCCAGGCTAATAGTAAAGCAATCGCGAAAGCGGTGATGCAGGAATTGCCCACTGAGACCTGGCGCGAGCGGCTGGAGCAAATTGTCTGGCGAATTTATGGACGGCCAACCAGAACTGAAGAGATGAAACTGTTTGAACAATTCATCCAGCAGCAACTGATTATCCTGCGAAAAGCTCCGGGAGTTCGTCCAGACAACGAAATTGATCAACAGGCATTACAGGATTTCTGCAAAGCACTGCTGAACAGCAACGAGTTCATCTACATCAATTAA
- the miaA gene encoding tRNA (adenosine(37)-N6)-dimethylallyltransferase MiaA has protein sequence MVSGKVDIEIFRQCKILTGPTGSGKSGLALQIAPQLNAEIISADSMTVYRHMDIGTAKPTLAEREIVPHHLIDVLEPWESCNVAWWLQQAAITVQDIIARGKVPLIVGGTPFFLKALICGLFDAPPLDPAVRLQVETMLQERGAERLHDYLSEIDPITAQRLHPNDTRRITRAVEVFLQMGKPMSVLHQENWWAGNEPAFQENQCLCIDWPREELYQRINVRVEAMFASGWVAEVHQLEQLPHPISKEASRALGYPEIRDYLQGISTLVSTLELVKLRTRQFAKRQLTWFRNLQGVQFVPIAELADIW, from the coding sequence GTGGTTTCAGGGAAAGTCGATATCGAGATTTTTCGGCAATGCAAGATTCTGACTGGTCCTACCGGCTCTGGAAAATCGGGGCTCGCCCTGCAGATAGCACCACAACTGAACGCGGAAATCATCTCGGCTGATTCGATGACGGTTTACCGTCATATGGATATTGGAACTGCGAAACCCACTCTTGCAGAACGTGAAATAGTCCCCCACCACCTGATTGATGTGCTGGAACCGTGGGAATCGTGCAACGTTGCCTGGTGGTTGCAACAGGCCGCTATCACGGTACAGGACATTATCGCACGGGGGAAGGTGCCATTGATTGTCGGTGGGACACCTTTTTTCCTGAAAGCGCTGATTTGTGGCTTGTTTGACGCCCCACCACTCGATCCAGCGGTGCGTCTGCAGGTAGAAACCATGCTGCAGGAAAGGGGTGCGGAACGGTTGCATGATTATTTGAGTGAAATCGATCCAATTACCGCCCAGCGACTGCACCCGAATGATACCAGGCGGATTACCCGTGCGGTGGAAGTTTTTCTGCAAATGGGCAAACCGATGAGTGTACTTCATCAGGAAAACTGGTGGGCTGGCAACGAGCCTGCATTTCAGGAGAACCAGTGCCTGTGCATCGACTGGCCACGGGAGGAACTCTACCAGCGAATCAACGTTCGTGTGGAGGCGATGTTTGCCAGTGGCTGGGTTGCCGAAGTGCATCAGTTAGAACAATTGCCCCACCCAATCAGTAAAGAGGCAAGCCGAGCACTTGGGTATCCGGAAATTCGGGATTATCTGCAGGGCATTTCCACATTGGTAAGCACTCTGGAACTAGTGAAATTGCGTACAAGACAGTTTGCGAAACGCCAATTGACCTGGTTTCGAAATTTGCAGGGCGTGCAATTTGTCCCAATTGCGGAACTTGCAGATATTTGGTAG
- a CDS encoding DUF1501 domain-containing protein: MGLDRRHFLKHSAAATAMSVPAANFIAGLKAQAQTMKKNNKSLIIIHFGGGYPAIDFWEDKDPHANMGETKTKETAASGVKINELLPKIASQMKNASLIRTLRSTEGDHARGTRVMFTGMPVNPLVSYPHLGSKVAWYYASKMEYVPDLPAFITVGNSGIGPGFLGQKFGALPISRPGQPPENATPPRELGTGASAMDRMNRRGDLFGRLESGFQGSTGSARDAAKSHQEVYEKALSLVVSKNKDVFTLDKEPAALKTEYGMGNFGQACLLARKLTEAGATCVEVNNGGWDMHNGIFASLRNRLPEIDNGIGTLLKDLADRGRLQDTVVVTLSEFGRTIRVNNNGGRDHNPGLWSVMIAGGNIVGGQVYGRTSSDAMSIEENPVSVADLYSTIFAALGFNLEEQIRDNLGRPSPIGGTNAKAITALLKKV, encoded by the coding sequence ATGGGTCTTGATCGTCGTCACTTTTTGAAGCACTCTGCAGCAGCCACCGCCATGAGCGTGCCTGCAGCTAATTTCATTGCGGGTCTGAAAGCACAGGCCCAGACAATGAAGAAAAATAACAAAAGCCTGATCATCATCCACTTCGGTGGTGGTTATCCTGCGATTGACTTCTGGGAAGACAAAGATCCCCACGCCAACATGGGCGAAACCAAAACCAAAGAAACCGCAGCTTCGGGTGTCAAAATCAACGAACTGCTGCCGAAGATTGCTTCGCAAATGAAGAATGCTTCGCTGATCCGCACCCTGCGATCCACCGAAGGTGACCATGCACGTGGTACCCGTGTGATGTTCACCGGGATGCCAGTGAATCCGCTGGTCAGCTACCCCCACCTGGGCTCAAAGGTGGCATGGTACTACGCCAGCAAAATGGAATACGTTCCCGATCTGCCCGCCTTCATCACCGTTGGCAACAGTGGCATTGGCCCTGGGTTCCTCGGTCAGAAGTTCGGTGCACTGCCGATCTCTCGCCCCGGTCAGCCTCCCGAAAATGCCACCCCACCTCGCGAGTTGGGTACAGGTGCCTCCGCGATGGATCGCATGAACCGTCGTGGTGATCTGTTCGGTCGTCTGGAATCGGGTTTCCAGGGCAGCACTGGTTCCGCTCGTGATGCAGCGAAATCCCACCAGGAAGTGTACGAGAAGGCACTCAGCCTGGTTGTTTCCAAGAACAAAGACGTGTTCACACTTGATAAAGAACCTGCCGCACTGAAAACCGAATACGGCATGGGCAACTTCGGCCAGGCCTGCTTGCTGGCACGCAAACTGACCGAAGCCGGTGCCACCTGTGTGGAAGTGAACAACGGTGGCTGGGACATGCACAACGGCATTTTCGCCAGCCTGCGTAACCGCTTACCTGAAATTGACAACGGTATCGGTACCCTGCTGAAAGACCTCGCCGATCGTGGTCGCCTGCAGGACACCGTCGTAGTTACCTTGTCCGAGTTCGGTCGTACCATCCGCGTGAACAACAACGGTGGTCGTGACCATAACCCCGGTCTGTGGTCTGTGATGATCGCTGGTGGTAACATCGTTGGTGGTCAGGTTTATGGCCGCACCAGCTCCGACGCCATGAGCATCGAAGAAAACCCAGTCTCTGTGGCTGACCTCTACTCCACCATCTTTGCAGCTCTGGGCTTCAATCTGGAAGAGCAGATCCGCGACAACCTGGGCCGTCCTTCACCAATCGGTGGTACAAACGCGAAAGCCATCACCGCACTGTTGAAGAAAGTCTAA
- a CDS encoding sigma-70 family RNA polymerase sigma factor — protein MKNNMRTGTSRKSVVSRGSVAANDYDDFDHDPELAQEVGEFNSRGADDSLGLYLRQMGSIPMLKKTEEVEVAARLEVSRMRFKLASLSSMYILYRTLHTFEAVLAGQLPLDPNIDVSATGNCKRDQILRRLSVNVPTAARILQEEKLQFVKSLQLGDLEELKVYRHQRWRRLKKARTLLMELAPRVDNLERWVQDLARKSSELLPLAMPAEDFPELVQERLERNSHLRGLMESVLSEPEELKVLVKSIQKRQHVYQRVRSDLAEANLRLVVAIAKKYRNRGLPFADLIQEGNRGLIRAVDKFEYKLEYKFGTYATWWIRQSIQRALADLSRTVRVPCHQIAVLGQTERLRNEMSTELGREPSLEELSERSGLSVEELRSLRAVGRNPVSLHEPFGGDGERALEDFLRDRITTVPGENVDQLLLRERIDEVLRSLAQREREVLELRYGLKDGNPRTLDEVARIFGITRERIRQIESRGILKLRQAPRSMRLEQFTDETSSPAE, from the coding sequence ATGAAAAATAATATGCGAACTGGTACAAGCCGTAAATCCGTGGTATCTCGTGGCAGCGTGGCTGCCAACGATTACGACGATTTTGACCATGATCCCGAACTGGCTCAGGAAGTTGGAGAATTCAACAGCCGGGGTGCAGACGATTCATTAGGGCTTTACTTGCGGCAGATGGGCTCCATCCCAATGCTTAAGAAAACGGAAGAAGTGGAAGTGGCTGCCCGCCTGGAAGTCTCGCGCATGCGATTCAAACTGGCCAGCCTTTCTTCCATGTACATTCTCTATCGGACATTGCACACTTTCGAAGCGGTTCTGGCAGGCCAGCTCCCACTCGATCCCAATATTGATGTCTCTGCCACGGGAAATTGCAAACGAGACCAGATTCTGCGTCGATTGTCGGTCAATGTGCCCACCGCTGCCCGCATTCTACAGGAAGAAAAACTGCAGTTTGTGAAATCGCTGCAGTTGGGCGACCTGGAAGAACTGAAAGTTTATCGCCATCAGCGCTGGCGTCGCCTGAAAAAGGCCCGCACCTTGCTGATGGAACTGGCACCACGGGTGGATAATCTGGAACGGTGGGTGCAGGATCTGGCACGAAAATCGAGCGAATTGCTGCCACTGGCAATGCCTGCAGAGGATTTCCCAGAACTGGTACAGGAACGTCTCGAACGCAACTCCCACCTGCGTGGGCTGATGGAATCGGTGCTCAGCGAACCAGAAGAGCTGAAAGTACTGGTGAAAAGCATTCAAAAACGCCAGCATGTCTATCAGCGGGTGCGGTCGGACCTGGCGGAAGCCAACCTGCGACTGGTGGTGGCCATTGCCAAAAAATACCGCAATCGCGGCTTGCCTTTTGCAGACCTGATTCAGGAAGGGAACCGCGGCCTGATCCGAGCAGTGGATAAATTCGAATACAAACTGGAATACAAGTTTGGAACGTATGCCACCTGGTGGATTCGTCAGAGTATCCAGCGGGCTCTGGCCGATCTGTCTCGCACGGTCCGTGTTCCCTGCCACCAGATTGCCGTTTTGGGGCAGACAGAACGATTACGCAACGAAATGTCTACCGAACTGGGCCGTGAACCCAGCCTGGAAGAACTTTCCGAACGATCTGGCTTGTCCGTAGAAGAACTTCGTTCGCTACGTGCCGTGGGACGCAATCCTGTCAGCCTGCATGAACCATTTGGCGGCGATGGCGAACGGGCACTGGAAGATTTTCTGCGTGATCGGATCACCACCGTACCTGGGGAAAATGTCGATCAGTTGCTGTTACGGGAACGGATTGATGAAGTACTGCGTTCGCTTGCACAACGGGAAAGGGAAGTACTGGAACTTCGGTATGGCCTGAAAGATGGCAACCCCCGCACGCTCGATGAGGTGGCCAGAATCTTTGGCATCACCCGCGAGCGGATTCGCCAGATTGAATCCCGTGGGATCTTAAAACTGCGTCAAGCCCCACGTTCGATGCGGTTAGAACAATTTACGGACGAAACCAGCAGTCCAGCGGAATAA